Proteins from a single region of Fischerella sp. PCC 9605:
- a CDS encoding thermonuclease family protein: MSNAAREKLRSLIAAASNQVMIIPVEKDNDEHTVAEVMAYGKGEPEISFQEEMLKTGLAYYQKSGVDCPNHLAFEEAQKIALASKVGVWSQSNQNLP, encoded by the coding sequence TTGAGCAATGCAGCCAGAGAAAAACTGCGATCGCTGATTGCGGCTGCCAGTAATCAAGTGATGATCATTCCAGTGGAAAAAGACAACGACGAACACACCGTTGCAGAGGTGATGGCCTATGGTAAGGGAGAGCCTGAGATCAGCTTTCAAGAGGAAATGCTCAAAACTGGCTTGGCTTACTATCAAAAATCAGGGGTGGACTGCCCAAATCACCTGGCTTTTGAGGAGGCGCAGAAGATAGCACTCGCATCAAAGGTTGGCGTGTGGAGCCAATCAAACCAAAATCTGCCTTGA
- a CDS encoding ASCH domain-containing protein → MKAISLKAPWAWAIFHAGKDVENRSWKTEYRGSLLIHVSRDYTLGEYQSVEKTGRSSRSHLESRGEERKRRAVMSLSIPERK, encoded by the coding sequence ATGAAGGCAATTTCACTTAAAGCTCCGTGGGCTTGGGCGATATTTCATGCCGGGAAGGATGTTGAAAATCGTTCCTGGAAAACTGAGTATCGAGGTTCATTGCTAATTCATGTTTCAAGAGATTACACTCTTGGCGAGTACCAGTCTGTTGAGAAAACAGGTCGTTCCTCCCGATCGCACCTTGAGAGCCGAGGGGAGGAGAGAAAGCGCCGTGCTGTGATGTCTCTGTCTATTCCAGAAAGAAAATGA